A genomic segment from Lignipirellula cremea encodes:
- a CDS encoding dicarboxylate/amino acid:cation symporter — translation MAAKELKPAEPAAATESKATAGMGGLIAIVVGIVLGALVGVFGGESMWVATGGPTEEIDKLEKTIVQKNKYAEEAEAKAAAGGEDAAQQAELAKELRLQIPVVQARLVEVQELAQTHADKMGRNGLAQQDASYASRMWWTETAAKMIQFAGEIFLRLLTLLVIPLVVTSMICGVTSLGDVRNMGRMGGGTILFYFCTTGLAVVLGLILVLLIRPGEVSDSTFAYVTENVEAKRDTGVLDTLLDVFRGKEGPDNAGAGMFPKNLIQAAASTNVLALIVFAIVFGGMLTTIGEKGQVAIDFFDAANAAIMKMVHLVMWLAPIGIFGLVAWNIAKNGGGEAFAAELGRIGWYVATVVIGLLVHAAVLCLLLWLLTGRNPLQYTLGMSRALLTAVSTASSSASLPVTMECAEENNGVSRRSTSFVLPLGATVNMDGTALYEAVAVIFIAQSLGIVLSAGKLLVIVLTATLAAVGAAGIPEAGLITMVMVLQAVGLPLEGIGAILAIDWFLDRLRTTVNVFGDSVGAAVIDRQVVEKEIAAEA, via the coding sequence ATGGCGGCCAAGGAACTAAAGCCGGCGGAACCCGCAGCAGCTACCGAGTCCAAGGCGACCGCCGGCATGGGCGGCCTGATCGCCATTGTCGTCGGGATCGTGCTCGGCGCCCTGGTCGGAGTTTTTGGCGGCGAGAGCATGTGGGTCGCCACCGGGGGGCCGACGGAGGAAATCGACAAGCTCGAAAAAACGATCGTGCAGAAAAACAAGTACGCCGAAGAGGCAGAAGCCAAAGCGGCCGCCGGCGGCGAGGATGCAGCCCAGCAGGCGGAGCTGGCCAAAGAGCTGCGGCTGCAGATTCCGGTGGTGCAGGCCCGGCTGGTCGAAGTCCAGGAGCTGGCCCAGACGCACGCCGATAAAATGGGCCGCAACGGCTTGGCCCAGCAGGACGCCAGCTATGCCAGCCGCATGTGGTGGACGGAAACGGCCGCCAAGATGATCCAGTTTGCCGGCGAGATTTTCCTGCGTCTGCTCACCTTGCTGGTGATTCCGCTCGTTGTGACCAGCATGATCTGCGGCGTGACTTCGCTCGGCGACGTCCGCAATATGGGACGCATGGGCGGCGGCACGATTCTGTTCTATTTCTGCACGACCGGTCTGGCCGTGGTGCTGGGGCTGATTCTGGTGCTGCTGATCCGGCCGGGAGAAGTGTCCGACAGCACGTTCGCCTATGTCACGGAGAATGTCGAAGCCAAGCGGGATACGGGCGTGCTGGACACCCTGCTGGATGTGTTCCGCGGCAAGGAAGGGCCCGATAACGCCGGCGCGGGGATGTTTCCGAAGAACCTGATCCAGGCGGCCGCCTCGACGAATGTGCTGGCGTTGATCGTGTTTGCGATTGTGTTTGGCGGCATGCTGACCACCATCGGCGAAAAGGGCCAGGTGGCGATTGATTTTTTTGATGCGGCCAATGCGGCCATCATGAAAATGGTGCATCTGGTCATGTGGCTGGCCCCGATTGGCATTTTTGGGCTGGTCGCCTGGAACATCGCCAAGAACGGCGGCGGCGAGGCGTTCGCGGCGGAGCTGGGCCGTATTGGCTGGTACGTGGCGACGGTCGTAATTGGCCTGCTGGTGCATGCGGCCGTGCTCTGCCTGCTGCTGTGGCTGCTGACCGGACGGAACCCTCTGCAGTACACGCTGGGCATGTCGCGGGCGCTGCTGACGGCCGTCAGTACGGCCAGTTCGTCGGCTTCGTTGCCGGTGACGATGGAATGCGCGGAAGAGAATAACGGGGTGTCCCGCCGCAGCACCAGTTTTGTGCTGCCGCTGGGGGCGACCGTCAATATGGACGGCACCGCGCTGTACGAGGCAGTGGCGGTGATTTTTATCGCCCAGTCGCTGGGGATTGTGCTTTCGGCCGGAAAACTCCTGGTAATTGTGCTGACGGCGACGCTGGCCGCCGTAGGCGCCGCCGGGATACCCGAAGCCGGCTTGATTACGATGGTAATGGTTCTGCAGGCGGTCGGCCTGCCGCTGGAAGGAATTGGCGCCATTTTGGCCATCGACTGGTTTCTTGACCGCCTGCGAACTACTGTAAATGTGTTTGGCGATTCGGTCGGCGCCGCGGTGATTGACCGCCAGGTGGTGGAAAAAGAAATCGCCGCCGAAGCCTGA